ACCCCCTTGCGACCTCCTTCGCCTGAGGGGGAGGGGCGGGCAGGGATGGGGGTACCCCCTCCCTTGCCTTTCTTTTCAGTATACGGGTTACCCATTTAAAATAGCGAAGAACCATATTTCCGTTCAGGAATCGTACTCTTCCGTAATTTTCTGCATCCATTCCGGAATCCGTATCCCATCCTGCGGATAGAATTCCCGGACATACGGCTTGATATCAATGACAGGGCTTTTATCAATCGCATCCAGTCCCAGAACCGTCAGGACATTTCCTTTGACCCGGACGAGAGGAACGACTTTTATCAGCACCGGATTCGGTCGTGCCGGACTGCAGGTACAGAAGAGCCCGGTGAGGGGATTTGTCGTGACACCCATCGGGTGAACCTTTTTGAGCGAACGGCCGTCTTCTGTGATTTCATGCCCCCAGTAGATAATGACCAGATGGGAATACGCTTCGATGTCTTCACACAGTTCAGCATATTCCTCTTTGAGAATAATTTCCGATACTGCGTCAGGAACG
Above is a window of Methanogenium organophilum DNA encoding:
- the tsaA gene encoding tRNA (N6-threonylcarbamoyladenosine(37)-N6)-methyltransferase TrmO, giving the protein MYTNTENSSDSANEADMINFEEVYGDMILRPIGIVRNTVATPPLVAGKDGLKLNGAFEEAMEKFRDVPDAVSEIILKEEYAELCEDIEAYSHLVIIYWGHEITEDGRSLKKVHPMGVTTNPLTGLFCTCSPARPNPVLIKVVPLVRVKGNVLTVLGLDAIDKSPVIDIKPYVREFYPQDGIRIPEWMQKITEEYDS